In one window of Leguminivora glycinivorella isolate SPB_JAAS2020 chromosome 10, LegGlyc_1.1, whole genome shotgun sequence DNA:
- the LOC125230625 gene encoding uncharacterized protein DDB_G0290685-like, with product MIKFLYFLSVIALYIVKDIECSSINDELRSYYDSDIQQQFKNEWKKYRVAFENEIATNLQENFGTKALNIFEPDRHVTHFLAGGFHLTDGVVMVYFFEMVLRELPALIGPKLTINLPSNYIQVHSKVDRMFIDTTYYVARNSSTVIYASPDDQKELSPFSLQQVDNMGKVVIVAEDCTLNGISIATLSGDSVNVGHCTYQLTECKFSVEISTPNSGAPPVIAPYFPRGPKEKLEIVISKPFREELQIKLQGAMNSYINTSVLLGSQGPNIRNNQHKLFKSYSDFMTDYVHKINQNTLKSNKGHVNLPNYEILMNTETDKRKWSCHMALVDVMMYGLDTAYVARSGGPFNSGSPTSAADAIMFSSIQIRGKITHDDGKGSLKYDFAAELTDITMDIVIYIEDGKTKIRTLTMSGWRSLEFSIIPWETQYKERHGYQSLVYGHILNEIPARITKHLSSILGEPMDRNEQVGDNNDDDGGGGGGNKDDDGDNDGNDEEGRDDNGSVDDNDENASDTAKDRKLKSNDSKEFFDDNFFSDEFFSDDFIEDNFFSDDNSKKDFFSEFESDGKKDNAEGIKDKTTGQSGENGVDDGDDVAVNDAGDDGGVKDGDDGNKDKPVNTDQGVDDDDAVADSKGNEGVDDDDAVADNEDDVGVDDTVDKDGADAGASEESNKGVDDETNEGNNPEAVNGSGGWPVSDDANDEGSVTGSEKNVLGGSQLKNVKGDGFFSDDFIEKDFFSDDHIKDDFFSDMTAENNKNEGKGTDTGTGNEAKDRAEAEVKDEDEGATENVDEGVIQDGEAVENDDGKQINDDVTVDGPNNDDTKNKDFFSDDHLEKDFFSDDHIEDNFFSDDFIEKDFFSDDDTKERDNGDAGSKSKLKSVNGDGGWPVSDTVSDNNGNMGSKSKLDSVNGDGGWPVSDTVSDNDGNVGGKSKLDSVNGDGGWPVSDTVSDNDGNVGNKAKLSSVNGDGGWPVSDAVSDNDGNVGGKSKLDSVNGDGGWPVSDAVSDNDGNVGGKSKLDSVNGDGGWPVSDAVSDNDGNVGGKSKLDSVNGDGGWPVSDTVSDNDGNVGNKAKLSSVNGDGGWPVSDAVSDNDGNVGGKSKLKSVNGDGGWPVEDNVEVADNDEQNVNGKNAKKLWVFGSEDDKPFFDENFFSDDNFERRSLGNDTKINDLKNQTDATAIEDDEKKTGNHAKGEVSSEDIKVVPPNVHNTRRQQNVRMSENEIR from the exons ATGATCAAATTTCTATATTTTCTTTCAGTAATAGCGTTGTATATAGTGAAAGATATCGAATGTTCGAGTATAAATGAtgaactacgaagttactacgATAGCG ATATACAACAGCAGTTTAAAAACGAATGGAAGAAATACCGGGTCGCTTTCGAAAACGAAATAGCAACG AATCTGCAGGAAAACTTCGGCACCAAAGCTCTAAATATCTTCGAGCCAGACAGACACGTAACACATTTCCTCGCAGGAGGCTTCCACCTCACAGATGGCGTGGTGATGGT ATATTTCTTTGAAATGGTACTAAGAGAACTGCCAGCTTTGATAGGGCCGAAGCTGACAATCAACCTTCCCTCGAATTACATACAAGTGCATTCGAAGGTCGACCGCATGTTTATTGACACAACATACTATGTTGCGAGGAACTCGTCCACTGTGATCTACGCTAGTCCTGATGACCAGAAGGAGCTCTCACCCTTCAGCCTGCAACAGGTGGACAATATGGGGAAAGTGGT AATAGTTGCCGAAGACTGCACACTAAACGGTATTTCCATAGCGACTCTGAGCGGGGATTCGGTTAACGTGGGACACTGCACGTACCAGCTCACTGAATGCAAGTTTTCGGTTGAG ATATCAACACCTAATTCTGGGGCGCCGCCAGTGATAGCGCCTTATTTTCCTAGGGGACCAA AGGAAAAGCTTGAAATTGTTATATCGAAGCCCTTCCGCGAGGAATTGCAGATAAAGCTGCAGGGTGCAATGAACAGCTACATCAACACTAGTGTTTTGCTCGGAAGCCAGGGCCCCAATATCAG GAATAACCAGCACAAACTGTTTAAAAGCTACAGTGATTTTATGACGGACTACGTTCATAAAATAAACCAGAATACGTTGAAATCGAACAAAGGACATGTCAACCTGCCGAATTACGAAATCCTCATGAACACAGAA ACAGATAAGAGAAAATGGTCGTGTCATATGGCTCTCGTGGACGTCATGATGTACGGACTTGACACGGCTTACGTGGCGCGTTCTGGAGGGCCGTTCAATTCAGGCTCGCCGACTTCTGCCGCTGATGCGATTATGTTCAGTTCCATACAG ATAAGAGGTAAAATTACCCACGACGATGGCAAAGGAAGTTTAAAGTATGACTTTGCTGCCGAACTAACGGATATTACAATGGACATCGTTATTTACATAGAGGATGGAAAGACCAAGATACGAACACTTACCATGTCGGGTTGgag GTCTTTGGAGTTTTCAATTATCCCATGGGAAACACAATATAAAGAAAGACATGGATATCAATCGCTAGTGTATGGTCATATACTGAACGAAATACCAGCACGAATTACAAAGCATTTATCAAGTATATTAGGAGAACCCATGGATCGAAATGAGCAAGTCGGTGATaacaatgatgatgatggtggcGGCGGTGGTGGTAACAAAGATGATGACGGCGATAATGATGGTAATGACGAAGAAGGAAGGGATGATAATGGTAGTGTAGATGATAATGACGAAAATGCCAGTGACACTGCAAAAGACAggaaattaaaaagtaacgatagcaAGGAATTCTTTGATGATAATTTCTTCTCCGATGAATTCTTTTCTGACGATTTTATTGAAGACAATTTTTTCAGTGACGATAATTCAAAGAAAGATTTTTTCTCTGAATTTGAATCTGATGGCAAAAAAGATAATGCTGAAGGAATTAAGGACAAAACTACTGGACAGTCGGGTGAAAACGGTGTCGATGACGGAGATGATGTGGCTGTCAATGATGCAGGAGACGATGGAGGTGTAAAAGATGGTGATGATGGCAATAAGGATAAACCTGTGAATACTGATCAAGGcgtagatgatgatgatgcagtAGCGGACAGTAAAGGCAATGAAGGCGTAGACGATGATGATGCAGTAGCGGACAATGAAGACGACGTAGGTGTTGATGATACTGTTGACAAAGATGGGGCTGATGCAGGCGCTTCCGAGGAATCAAATAAAGGCGTCGACGATGAAACAAATGAAGGAAATAATCCTGAGGCTGTTAACGGAAGTGGAGGATGGCCCGTATCAGATGACGCTAATGATGAAGGATCGGTAACTGGATCAGAAAAAAATGTCTTGGGTGGTAGTCAActtaaaaatgtcaaaggaGATGGCTTCTTTTCCGATGACTTTATAGAAAAAGACTTTTTCAGTGATGATCACATAAAGGATGACTTTTTCTCCGACATGACagcagaaaataataaaaatgaaggAAAAGGGACGGACACAGGTACTGGTAATGAAGCTAAAGATCGTGCTGAAGCAGAAGTGAAAGATGAGGATGAAGGTGCTACAGAAAATGTAGACGAAGGTGTAATTCAAGATGGCGAAGCAGTTGAGAACGATGATGGGAAACAAATAAACGATGACGTCACTGTTGATGGGCCGAATAATGACGACACCAAAAATAAAGATTTCTTTTCTGATGACCACCTAGAGAAAGATTTCTTTTCCGACGACCATATAGAAGACAATTTCTTTTCTGATGACTTTATAGAAAAGGATTTCTTTTCTGACGATGATACAAAGGAGAGAGATAATGGAGATGCTGGTAGCAAAAGTAAATTAAAGAGTGTGAATGGTGATGGTGGATGGCCTGTATCTGATACAGTCAGTGATAATAATGGAAACATGGGCAGCAAATCTAAGTTAGACAGTGTCAACGGTGATGGTGGTTGGCCTGTATCTGACACAGTCAGTGACAATGATGGAAACGTGGGTGGCAAATCTAAGTTAGACAGTGTCAATGGTGATGGTGGTTGGCCTGTATCTGACACAGTCAGTGATAATGATGGAAATGTGGGCAACAAAGCTAAGTTAAGCAGTGTCAACGGTGATGGTGGTTGGCCTGTATCTGACGCAGTCAGTGACAATGATGGAAATGTGGGTGGCAAATCTAAGTTAGACAGTGTCAACGGTGATGGTGGTTGGCCTGTATCTGACGCAGTCAGTGACAATGATGGAAATGTGGGTGGCAAATCTAAGTTAGACAGTGTCAACGGTGATGGTGGTTGGCCTGTATCTGACGCAGTCAGTGACAATGATGGAAATGTGGGTGGCAAATCTAAGTTAGACAGTGTCAACGGTGATGGTGGTTGGCCTGTATCTGACACAGTCAGTGATAATGATGGAAACGTGGGAAACAAAGCTAAGTTAAGCAGTGTCAACGGTGATGGTGGTTGGCCTGTATCTGACGCAGTCAGTGATAATGATGGAAACGTGGGCGGCAAAAGTAAATTAAAGAGCGTGAATGGTGATGGTGGATGGCCTGTTGAAGACAATGTAGAAGTTGCAGACAACGATGAACAGAACGTTAACGgcaaaaatgcaaaaaaattgtGGGTTTTTGGTTCAGAGGATGACAAGCCCTTTTTTGATGAAAATTTCTTTAGTGATGATAATTTTGAGAGACGTTCCCTGGGAAATGACACAAAAATAAACGATTTAAAAAATCAGACCGATGCTACCGCAATTGAAGACGATGAGAAAAAAACAGGAAATCACGCGAAAGGCGAAGTCTCATCGGAAGATATAAAGGTTGTTCCACCCAACGTACATAACACTCGGCGACAGCAAAATGTGCGTATGTCAGAAAATGAGATTCGTTGA
- the LOC125230461 gene encoding protein let-653-like — MILYALLLAVCSGIAFGYDYGLAEYITFSRDDMKLMVLKRDYYPEILYPGMGRTGDATGGAEEGDQFLRAGGQSPLSGVLPSWLYKTTPGPSSNPPTATRTTQSSTIITRTHTTKKRKIIKVIKVTKKVPLRTITKATKASKASKKSQRISTTNRRNKQTRKSTKAIESAPPSTIKEVKASNKMLNLLENFWETTTDFPTGSTAPTTTTTITTTPTPTTTTPTTTTTTTKTTSPEIESKSPESKTFKTLPISRQTSYSPTSALRIFLHKSDPTKWRPTKPETFFYNTLATNLRRKMKEDSYHPEMEIRIPLFGRHKGLPMRHWHVPTTPSKATENAETDTPVDDNYRNILYF; from the exons ATGATCTTGTACGCACTCCTGCTGGCCGTCTGCTCGGGCATCGCGTTCGGATACGACTACGGATTGGCAGAATACATCACCTTTTCAA GAGATGATATGAAGCTTATGGTGTTGAAAAGAGACTACTATCCCGAAATATTGTACCCTGGAATGGGTCGAACTGGTGATGCGACTGGCGGCGCTGAAGAAGGCGATC AGTTTTTGAGAGCGGGGGGGCAGAGTCCCCTCTCGGGAGTGCTGCCGAGTTGGCTATACAAAACCACTCCAGGACCTTCATCGAACCCTCCTACAGCTACACGTACCACTCAAAGTTCGACGATAATTACACGAACTCACACTACCAAGAAAAGGAAGATAATCAAGGTGATAAAAGTAACTAAGAAGGTCCCACTAAGAACGATAACAAAAGCGACCAAAGCGTCAAAAGCCAGCAAGAAATCACAACGAATATCAACAACGAATCGACGAAACAAACAAACAAGGAAATCAACAAAAGCCATTGAAAGTGCACCACCTAGTACTATCAAGGAAGTTAAAGCAAGTAACAAAATGTTGAATCTATTGGAGAACTTTTGGGAAACAACC acCGACTTCCCAACCGGCTCAACAGCACCAACAACAACAACGACAATAACAACAACACCAACACCAACAACGACAACACCAACAACGACAACAACAACTACAAAAACGACGAGTCCGGAAATAGAATCAAAATCCCCAGAATCAAAGACATTCAAGACACTCCCTATAAGTCGCCAAACTAGTTATTCGCCAACAAGTGCTCTGAGGATCTTCTTACATAAATCGGACCCAACGAAATGGCGACCTACGAAGCCAGAAACGTTTTTCTACAATACTCTTGCTACAAATTTAAGGAGGAAGATGAAGGAAGATTCGTACCATCCCGAAATGGAGATACGGATACCTTTGTTCGGGAG GCACAAGGGGCTGCCGATGCGGCATTGGCATGTGCCAACAACGCCATCCAAGGCCACAGAGAATGCAGAAACGGACACACCCGTCGACGACAATTACAGAAATATCTTATATTTTTGA